A single region of the Micropterus dolomieu isolate WLL.071019.BEF.003 ecotype Adirondacks linkage group LG02, ASM2129224v1, whole genome shotgun sequence genome encodes:
- the LOC123960004 gene encoding complement C1q-like protein 2 isoform X1, with amino-acid sequence MGRKEEADVGGGMSQDYCTHMFNQETKMVLIMKNMKYKRGKLDRERVHRSRDFKTTRMKKIAVLILTFSCCLCEVQVNENVRQCSGSASCCDTCCLTSITQNLGAVGEKITNMAEKITLLEDKLQNTEKKVLELRSLTGGTPQVAFSAALRESGSGNTGPFTTAAPLQYKRVFSNTGNSYNPSTGIFTAMVKGMYFFRFSMFNNLNPVPNSVVSLMKNSERLTSVWDTAGSDANDMGSNAVVIPLEVGDNVYVELQANRMVYDDGMNYNTFSGFLLFTI; translated from the exons AtggggaggaaggaggaagcaGATGTAGGAGGAGGAATGTCCCAAGACTACTGTACACACATGTTCAACCAGGAAACTAAAATGGTCCTGATTATGAAGAAT ATGAAGTATAAAAGGGGGAAGCTTGACAGAGAAAGAGTGCATAGAAGCAGAGACTTCAAAACCACAAGGATGAAGAAGATTGCAGTCTTGATTCTAACGTTTAGCTGCTGTCTATGTGAAGTGCAAGTTAATGAAAACGTCCGTCAGTGCTCAGGATCAGCCAGCTGCTGTGACACCTGCTGTCTCACCTCCATCACTCAAAACCTGGGAGCAGTGGGAGAGAAAATCACAAACATGGCGGAAAAAATAACACTCCTGGAGGATAAGTtgcaaaacactgaaaaaaaagtcCTGGAGCTGCGAAGCCTGACTGGAG GGACACCTCAGGTGGCCTTTTCTGCAGCTCTCAGGGAATCTGGCTCTGGAAACACTGGACCTTTCACCACTGCTGCCCCACTGCAGTATAAGAGGGTCTTTTCCAACACTGGCAATAGCTACAATCCTTCAACAG GTATTTTCACAGCAATGGTCAAAGGAATGTACTTCTTTCGATTCTCCATGTTCAACAACCTCAATCCTGTTCCCAACTCTGTTGTGAGCCTCATGAAGAACAGTGAACGGCTAACATCTGTCTGGGACACTGCAGGGTCTGATGCCAATGACATGGGCAGCAACGCTGTGGTCATCCCCCTCGAGGTGGGAGACAACGTGTACGTGGAGCTCCAAGCAAACAGGATGGTCTATGATGATGGCATGAACTACAACACCTTCAGTGGTTTTCTGCTCTTCACTATTTGA
- the mylk5 gene encoding myosin light chain kinase, smooth muscle, producing MWHHTAWIVTGTQPIKVSWLHNGEVARFGTPSFNGREVSFVVRECLPEDAGAYTCLAENSAGKTSCCAAVFVRDFETICGVHNRVSNIPTSASKSITENGRLPQSPKEELQEFRGPVCISPTGSDSLSPVSTPREVIPKKRSNSGTGPILHFEKPPQHVKVKVGQTARVKCFFTGSPPVVSCWIRNKGQIVDGPELWVENTDLSSTLVIAEAKPQHTGRYTVVVKDRRSSAHHTVTLSVIERPQPPASCPVISRVSATSLVLSWSGPCYDGGSAVLGYVVEVKNQGRAESGDWSELTAQCKSTSYRVRSGLQPQQKYCFRVRAYNTVGVSEPGPVSPVVRMEQKDLDKPQEEEAPQAYICVTIDSSHKVTDHYNLQEKLGMGKFGLVFKLTHKETGRVCAGKFYKGRRAKEREAARKEIELMNYLHHPKLVQCLAAYDHKPEMVMVMEFIAGGELFERIVDDSFQHTEPASVRYMQQILEGIAYMHQQNIVHLDLKPENIVCVDTTGTSIKIIDFGLASKLDGDTPLKVMHGTPEFVAPEVINYEPVYLATDMWSIGVICYILLSGESPFQGNSDAETLALVTAAQWEFDESFDEITDEAKNFISSLLNKDTRRRMSCVEALAHPWMAAFDSGDLITTKNLSKDKMKRFLARQKWKKAGKAMLALKRMALLSKGDSPGSPTSPGEDSPLSQEAEHALQSLELKMQGPPQFTQSLEDQTVAQGSTARLSCHLTGYPDPEVVWLCGKEPVIESTTVQIEYEEDGCCTLVLAKVGPKDTNVYTCRATNDHGETFCSAKLIVQE from the exons ATGTGGCATCACACTGCGTGGATTGTCACCGGAACTCAGCCAATCAAAGTGTCATGGTTGCACAATG GTGAAGTGGCCCGTTTTGGGACTCCTTCCTTCAATGGCAGGGAGGTTAGTTTTGTGGTGAGGGAGTGCTTGCCGGAAGATGCTGGCGCCTACACCTGCTTGGCAGAAAACAGTGCGGGGAAGACATcctgctgtgctgctgtgtttgtcAGAG ACTTTGAAACTATCTGTGGTGTGCACAATCGTGTCTCAAATATCCCCACTTCTGCATCCAAGAGCATTACAGAGAATGGAAGGTTACCACAGTCTCCCAAAGAAGAGCTACAAGAGTTCAGAGGACCTGTTTGTATCTCCCCTACAGGCTCTGATAGTCTTAGCCCAGTCTCAACTCCAAGAG AAGTCATTCCAAAGAAGAGATCCAACTCagggacag GTCcaatattacattttgaaaaaccCCCACAACATGTCAAGGTGAAGGTGGGACAAACTGCCAGAGTGAAGTGTTTTTTCACTGGCAGTCCTCCTGTAGTGTCGTGTTGGATCAGAAACAAAGGACAG ATAGTGGATGGTCCAGAGCTGTGGGTAGAAAATACTGATCTGAGCAGTACACTGGTTATAGCAGAGGCTAAACCACAGCACACAGGTCGCTACACTGTTGTAGTGAAGGACCGCAGGAGCTCAGCACATCACACGGTCACCCTTTCTGTCATAG AGAGGCCACAGCCTCCTGCCTCTTGTCCTGTGATCTCTCGCGTCTCTGCCACAAGCCTTGTACTGTCCTGGTCTGGTCCCTGCTACGATGGTGGCAGTGCAGTCCTGGGTTATGTGGTCGAGGTAAAGAACCAAGGACGTGCTGAGTCTGGGGACTGGAGCGAGCTCACTGCCCAGTGTAAGAGTACTTCATACAGAGTGCGCTCTGGGCTGCAGCCTCAACAGAAATACTGTTTCAGAGTGAGGGCCTACAACACAGTGGGAGTAAGTGAGCCAGGACCAGTGTCACCAGTGGTTAGGATGGAGCAGAAAG aTTTAGACAAACCACAAGAAGAGGAGGCCCCTCAAGCATATATCTGTGTCACTATTGACTCTTCTCACAAAGTCACAGATCACTACAACTTGCAGGAGAAACTGGGAAT GGGAAAGTTCGGGCTGGTGTTCAAGCTAACCCACAAAGAGACAGGACGTGTTTGTGCTGGGAAGTTCTACAAAGGCCGACGTGCCAAAGAGAGGGAGGCTGCCCGTAAAGAGATAGAGTTGATGAACTACCTCCACCACCCCAAACTGGTTCAGTGCCTTGCAGCGTACGATCACAAGCCTGAGATGGTCATGGTCATGGAGTT TATCGCAGGCGGGGAACTGTTTGAACGTATTGTGGATGACAGCTTTCAGCACACAGAGCCTGCCAGTGTGCGCTACATGCAGCAGATCCTGGAGGGGATTGCCTACATGCATCAGCAGAACATTGTCCATCTGGACCTCAAACCTgaaaatattgtgtgtgttgacaCCACTGGCACCTCCATAAAGATCATTGACTTCGGATTAGCCAGCAAGCTTG aTGGCGACACACCTCTGAAGGTGATGCATGGAACTCCAGAGTTTGTGGCACCTGAAGTGATCAACTATGAACCTGTGTATTTGGCCACTGACATGTGGAGCATTGGGGTCATCTGCTACATATT ACTGAGTGGTGAGTCTCCATTCCAGGGTAACAGTGATGCAGAGACCCTGGCCTTGGTTACAGCTGCCCAATGGGAATTTGATGAGAGCTTTGATGAGATTACAGACGAGGCCAAAAATTTCATCAGCTCTTTGCTCAACAAGGACACTAG GCGGAGGATGTCCTGTGTGGAGGCACTAGCCCACCCTTGGATGGCAGCATTTGACTCTGGAGATCTCATCACCACCAAGAATCTGTCCAAGGATAAGATGAAGAGGTTTCTAGCCAGGCAGAAGTGGAAG AAAGCAGGCAAGGCCATGTTAGCCCTGAAAAGAATGGCTCTGCTGTCTAAAGGTGACAGCCCTGGATCCCCCACCAGTCCTGGAGAAG ACTCACCCCTGAGCCAGGAGGCAGAGCATGCCTTGCAGTCACTGGAGCTAAAGATGCAGGGGCCACCCCAGTTCACCCAGAGCCTGGAGGACCAGACAGTAGCTCAGGGATCCACTGCTCGTCTCTCATGTCACCTCACAG GATACCCTGACCCAGAGGTGGTGTGGCTGTGTGGTAAAGAGCCTGTGATAGAGTCAACCACAGTGCAGATCGAGTATGAAGAAGACGGCTGCTGTACCCTGGTCTTAGCCAAGGTTGGCCCAAAGGACACCAACGTTTACACCTGTAGAGCCACCAATGACCACGGGGAGACATTCTGCTCAGCCAAACTCATTGTTCAAGAGTAG
- the LOC123960004 gene encoding complement C1q-like protein 2 isoform X2: protein MKYKRGKLDRERVHRSRDFKTTRMKKIAVLILTFSCCLCEVQVNENVRQCSGSASCCDTCCLTSITQNLGAVGEKITNMAEKITLLEDKLQNTEKKVLELRSLTGGTPQVAFSAALRESGSGNTGPFTTAAPLQYKRVFSNTGNSYNPSTGIFTAMVKGMYFFRFSMFNNLNPVPNSVVSLMKNSERLTSVWDTAGSDANDMGSNAVVIPLEVGDNVYVELQANRMVYDDGMNYNTFSGFLLFTI, encoded by the exons ATGAAGTATAAAAGGGGGAAGCTTGACAGAGAAAGAGTGCATAGAAGCAGAGACTTCAAAACCACAAGGATGAAGAAGATTGCAGTCTTGATTCTAACGTTTAGCTGCTGTCTATGTGAAGTGCAAGTTAATGAAAACGTCCGTCAGTGCTCAGGATCAGCCAGCTGCTGTGACACCTGCTGTCTCACCTCCATCACTCAAAACCTGGGAGCAGTGGGAGAGAAAATCACAAACATGGCGGAAAAAATAACACTCCTGGAGGATAAGTtgcaaaacactgaaaaaaaagtcCTGGAGCTGCGAAGCCTGACTGGAG GGACACCTCAGGTGGCCTTTTCTGCAGCTCTCAGGGAATCTGGCTCTGGAAACACTGGACCTTTCACCACTGCTGCCCCACTGCAGTATAAGAGGGTCTTTTCCAACACTGGCAATAGCTACAATCCTTCAACAG GTATTTTCACAGCAATGGTCAAAGGAATGTACTTCTTTCGATTCTCCATGTTCAACAACCTCAATCCTGTTCCCAACTCTGTTGTGAGCCTCATGAAGAACAGTGAACGGCTAACATCTGTCTGGGACACTGCAGGGTCTGATGCCAATGACATGGGCAGCAACGCTGTGGTCATCCCCCTCGAGGTGGGAGACAACGTGTACGTGGAGCTCCAAGCAAACAGGATGGTCTATGATGATGGCATGAACTACAACACCTTCAGTGGTTTTCTGCTCTTCACTATTTGA